The proteins below come from a single Pichia kudriavzevii chromosome 2, complete sequence genomic window:
- a CDS encoding uncharacterized protein (PKUD0B06230; similar to Saccharomyces cerevisiae YLR249W (YEF3) and YNL014W (HEF3); ancestral locus Anc_1.391), with translation MSAAESKQSVEVLAELFNKLAVATPENVDAAASNVSSFLNGEIIEHDVPVEFFAELKKAIKDKKTAANALEAVAHIASANDLAPSVEPYVIALTQDVAEKTGDKDAVVRDVASKALNALVRAVTPVAIKDILPRLVERLSTTSKWQEKVAVLSAIAIFVETAKDQLALRMIELIPVLSEAMWDTKVDVKKAATECMTKCTATVENKDIEPFIPKLISSIGNPKEVPETVHALGATTFVSEVTTAALSIMSPLLSRGLAERDTSIKRKSAVIIDNMCKLVDDPQVITPFMSKLFPALKANLDVIADPEARSVTDRALNTLRRVGAIPEDDSIPEISHAGDVKVNLDILEKLTANTPERFNVVKSYVAAIAGDLIDERKIDPQAWSSSLSPFLTIFLHEKESKDIIEEFRKTSVDNIPQPPVWEDEDDEGEDLCNCEFSLAYGAKILLNKTQLRLKRGRRYGLCGPNGAGKSTLMRAIANGQVEGFPSQDECRTIYVEHDIDGTHADTPTTDYVVAEGDCGDRETVRAKLLEFGFSEEMLDRPISALSGGWKMKLALAKAVLKNADILLLDEPTNHLDVVNVDWLVNYLNTCGITSITVSHDSGFLDRTTQYIIHYEGYKLRKYKGNLSEFIKRVPAAKAYEEIGASDLEFKFPEPGFLEGVKTKQKAIVKVSNMSFQYPGTAKPQISDINFQCSLSSRIAVIGPNGAGKSTLINVLTGELLPTTGEVYVHENCRIAYIKQHAFAHIDSHLDKTPSEYIQWRFQTGEDRETMDRASRQINENDEQAMNKIFKIEGTPRRIAGIHSRRKFKNTYEYECSFLLGENIGMKSERWVPMLSVDNAWLPRGELVESHSKMVAEVDMKEALASGQFRPLTRKEIEDHCAMLGLDAELVSHSRIRGLSGGQKVKLVLAACTWQRPHLIVLDEPTNYLDRDSLGALSKALKAFEGGVIIITHSAEFTKNLTEEVWAVNNGKMIPSGHNWVQGQGSGPRLSKKEDEEDKFDAMGNKIAATKKKAKLSSAELRKKKKERMKKKKELGDAYVSSDDEF, from the coding sequence ATGTCTGCTGCTGAATCAAAGCAATCTGTTGAAGTTTTAGCtgaacttttcaataaGTTAGCTGTTGCTACCCctgaaaatgttgatgcTGCTGCATCCAATGTTTCCTCATTCTTGAATGGTGAAATCATTGAACACGATGTCCCAGTCGAATTCTTTGCTGAATTAAAGAAGGCTATCAAGGACAAGAAGACCGCTGCTAACGCTTTAGAAGCAGTCGCACACATTGCTTCGGCTAACGACTTGGCACCATCTGTTGAACCTTATGTCATTGCTTTAACTCAAGATGTTGCTGAAAAAACCGGTGACAAGGATGCTGTTGTTAGAGATGTCGCTTCTAAGGCTTTGAACGCTTTAGTTAGAGCTGTCACTCCTGTCGCTATCAAGGATATCTTGCCAAGATTAGTTGAAAGATTATCAACCACTTCTAAATGGCAAGAAAAGGTTGCAGTTTTATCTGCAATCGCAATCTTTGTTGAAACTGCAAAGGACCAATTGGCTTTGAGAATGATTGAATTGATTCCAGTCTTATCCGAAGCTATGTGGGATACTAAGGTTGATGTCAAGAAGGCTGCAACTGAATGTATGACCAAATGTACTGCAACTGTTGAAAACAAGGATATTGAACCATTTATTCCAaagttgatttcttctattGGTAACCCTAAGGAAGTTCCAGAAACCGTCCACGCTTTAGGTGCAACTACCTTTGTCTCTGAAGTTACAACTGCTGCTTTATCCATCATGTCCCCATTATTATCTAGAGGTTTGGCTGAGAGAGATACCTCTATTAAGAGAAAGTCTGCTGTTATTATCGACAACATGTGTAAGTTAGTCGATGATCCTCAAGTCATCACCCCATTCATGTCTAAGTTGTTCCCAGCTTTGAAGGCTAACTTGGACGTTATTGCAGATCCAGAAGCTAGATCTGTTACTGATAGAGCATTAAACACTTTAAGAAGAGTTGGTGCTATTCCAGAAGATGATTCCATTCCAGAAATCTCCCACGCCGGTGATGTCAAGGTCAACTTggatattttggaaaaattaaCTGCAAACACTCCAGAAAGATTCAATGTTGTTAAATCTTATGTTGCTGCTATTGCAggtgatttgattgatgaaaGAAAGATTGATCCACAAGCATGGAGCTCTTCTTTATCTCCTTTCTTGACCATCTTCTTACACGAAAAGGAATCCAAGGatatcattgaagaattcagAAAGACCTCTGTCGACAACATTCCTCAACCACCAGTTTgggaagatgaagatgatgaaggtgaagaCTTATGTAACTGTGAATTCTCCCTTGCTTATGGTGCTAAGATTTTGTTAAACAAGACTCAATTAAGACTAAAGAGAGGTAGAAGATATGGTTTATGTGGTCCAAATGGTGCTGGTAAGTCCACCTTAATGAGAGCTATTGCTAACGGTCAAGTTGAAGGTTTCCCATCCCAAGATGAATGTAGAACCATTTACGTTGAACACGATATCGATGGTACCCACGCAGACACCCCAACCACCGATTACGTTGTCGCTGAAGGTGATTGTGGTGACAGAGAAACCGTTAGAGCTAAGTTGTTAGAATTCGGCTTCTCCGAAGAAATGTTGGACAGACCAATCTCTGCATTATCTGGTGGttggaagatgaagttAGCTTTAGCAAAGGCTGTCTTAAAGAATGCTGATATTCTATTATTGGATGAACCAACTAACCATTTAGATGTTGTTAACGTTGACTGGTTAGTCAACTACTTAAACACTTGTGGTATTACCTCTATTACTGTCTCTCACGACTCTGGTTTCTTAGACAGAACCACCCAATACATTATCCACTATGAAGGTTACAAGTTAAGAAAGTACAAGGGTAACCTTTCTGAATTCATCAAGAGAGTCCCAGCAGCTAAGGCTtatgaagaaattggtgCTTCTGACCTTGAATTCAAGTTCCCAGAACCAGGTTTCTTAGAAGGTGTTAAGACCAAGCAAAAGGCTATTGTCAAGGTCTCTAACATGTCCTTCCAATACCCAGGTACTGCAAAGCCACAAATTTCCGACATTAACTTCCAATGTTCCTTATCTTCTAGAATTGCCGTCATTGGTCCAAATGGTGCTGGTAAGTCCACCTTGATTAACGTCTTGACTGGTGAATTATTACCAACAACTGGTGAAGTTTACGTCCATGAAAACTGTAGAATTGCTTACATCAAGCAACACGCTTTCGCACATATTGACTCCCACTTGGACAAGACTCCATCTGAATATATCCAATGGAGATTCCAAACTGGTGAAGATAGAGAAACTATGGATAGAGCTTCCAGACAAATCAACGAAAACGATGAACAAGCTATGAAcaagattttcaagattgaaGGTACTCCAAGAAGAATTGCAGGTATTCACTCCAGAAGAAAGTTCAAGAACACTTACGAATATGAATGTTCTTTCTTATTAGGTGAAAACATTGGTATGAAGTCTGAAAGATGGGTTCCAATGTTATCTGTTGATAACGCTTGGTTACCAAGAGGTGAATTAGTTGAATCTCACTCTAAGATGGTTGCTGAAGTTGATATGAAGGAAGCTTTAGCTTCTGGTCAATTCAGACCATTGACTAGaaaggaaattgaagatcACTGTGCTATGTTAGGTTTAGATGCAGAATTAGTTTCCCACTCTAGAATCAGAGGTTTGTCTGGTGGTCAAAAGGTTAAGTTGGTCTTAGCAGCATGTACATGGCAAAGACCTCACTTGATTGTTTTAGATGAACCAACTAACTATCTTGACAGAGATTCTTTAGGTGCATTATCTAAGGCATTGAAGGCATTCGAAGGTGGTGTTATTATCATTACTCACTCTGCTGAATTCACCAAGAACTTGACTGAAGAAGTCTGGGCTGTTAACAACGGTAAAATGATTCCATCTGGTCACAACTGGGTCCAAGGTCAAGGTTCCGGTCCAAGATTATCCAAgaaggaagatgaagaagacaaGTTCGATGCTATGGGTAACAAGATCGCTGCTACTAAGAAGAAGGCTAAGTTATCTTCTGCTGAattaagaaagaaaaagaaggaaagaatgaagaagaagaaggaattAGGTGATGCTTACGTTTCTTCCGATGACGAATTCTAA